The Caulobacter sp. FWC2 region GGCCCGAACCCAGGCTCGGCGCGGCGCCGCCCAGGCCGGTGAGCGCCAGCGCCAGGCCCAGGGCGAAGCCGCCCGCGACCTGGATGATGGTCAGCACGGCCGCCCCCGAGACCTCCCCGGCGGCGCGGCGGCGCTCCAGGGCCAGCTTCATCAGGCTGCCGACCAGGATGGAGCCGAGCGCCGCGAAGATGGCGCTCTTGAGGGCCGCGTTCAGCGGCAGCGCCGCCACGACGACGCCAACGACCGGCACGGCAAGGGCCGCAATGATCCACAGGAGATAGAGCGTGGCGAAATGGTCGGCGATCCGGCCATCCTCAGCGCGGGTCGCCAGGAAGCGGGCCATGGACGCCTCGGTCCAGGCCAGCATGGCGGTCTGGGTCAGGCTGCCGACCGAGAAAGCCAGGGCGTAGACGCCGTACTGGGCCGGATCCAGCACGCGCGTGAACAGCACGATGGTGAGCAGCCCCACCACGCCTTGCACCACATTGACCGGCAGATAACCGAGGACGCCGCGCCAGAACATCGCCAGCCGCCTAGCGCACCGCCGACCGGTCCCCGAGCAGGCAGGGGATGGTCATGACGATGACGTAGAGGTCCAGCCAGAAGGACTGGCGCTCGATATATTCGACGTCGAGGGCCACGCGCAGGCGGACGCTCTCAGGCGTGTCGACGGGGCCGCGCGAGCCCTTGATGGCCGCCCAGCCGGTCAGGCCCGGCTTCATGCGGTGGCGGTGGGCGTATTCGGCGACCAGCTTGGCTGACTCGACGCCGCCGGTCTTCATGCCGATGGCGTGGGGGCGGGGACCGACGATCGACATCTCGCCGGCCAGCACGTTGAACAGCTGCGGCAGCTCGTCGAGGCTGGTCTTGCGGATGAACTTGCCGACCTTGGTGACGCGGTCGTCATTGGCGCTGATCTGGCGCGCGGCGTGGGCGTCGGCCATCTCGTGGCGCATGGAGCGGAACTTCCAGACCAGGATCGCCTCGTTGTTGAAGCCGTGTCGGCGCTGGCGGAAGAAGATCGGACCGGGGCTGTCCAGCTTGACCGCCAGGGCGACGATCAGCATGACCGGGCCGGCGACCAGCAGGCCCGCGCTCGCCACGACCAGGTCCTGGGCCCGCTTGATCCACGCCTGGCGCGCGCCGGTGGCGGCTCCCGACAGTTCGTTCTCGCCGCCGGCCACGATGCGGGCCAGGGCGGCGTCGTCCTCGGCGGGGCCGCCGACGTCGATGAAGAGGTTCACAGGATTGGGCAGCACGCCCAGCTTCTCGACCAGCTGGCGGACGCGGCCCTGGGCCGCCGACTCCACCGCGATCACCACGCGGTCGACATAGGGCATGATGCGGTGGTCGAGCAGGGCGGTGGTGTCGCCCAGCACCGGCACGCCCATGATGTTTCCGGGTGCGCGGTCCATGCGGTCGTCGAACACGCCCAGGACATTGGCTTCGCCCGTGCGAAGGGCCGCCCCGATCAGGCGCTCGGCGTTGGTCGTGGCGCCGACGACGATGATGTTGGGGGTCAGGCGGCCCAGCTGGCGGCCGCGCGCGATGATCGTCCACCAGGCGACGTGCAGGGCGGCGACGCCGGCCGTCGCGGCTAGCAGCGTCCAGACGACCGGCGCCTCGACGCCGCCCGACGGCAGCAGCGCCACGGCGGCGGCCAGCAGGCCCACGCCCAGCGCCAGGCCCGTCCGGGCCATGTGCCGCAAAAGGTCCTGCTTGCGCGGGAAGGCGTAGGCGCCGAGCATCCGCAAGGCGACCAGTCCGGTCACCGCCCACAGGCCGGCGACCAGGGGATGGTCCTCCAAGGTCAGCGCCAGCGCGACGCCAGCGGCGGTCAGGACGTCGACGATGCGGAAGGTGCGCGACAGGAGCCGCGCCTCGAGCCGAGCCCGCGACGGGATCAACTGTCCAGGCCGGAACGGTCCGCGCCGCGCCCGCCCCGGATCGCCGCTAGCGCCGCCCGAAACGCGCGTCCCCATTTCCGTTCCGCCCACGAAGGCGACAGCGGATTCGGCGGACGAAGCGGGGGAGGGGATCGGACGCATGGCACTCGTCGTTGGAAAAACCCTGTTCAACCTAGCGAGGCCGTCTGAGCACCGCGTTAACAGGCGAATTTTCCGCATAAGCGCCGTTGTCATCCTGAAGCGAACAGGCTATCCAGCCGCTCCCTCTCAGGAGGAGACGTGGCCGAGAGGCTGAAGGCACCGCTTTGCTAAAGCGGCATACCTCAAAAGGGTATCGAGGGTTCGAATCCCTCCGTCTCCGCCAACTTCCCATTCAACCTGCTGTTTTCATTGTAAGTATGCAGCTTTGATCTGAGCCGGCCCCACTTTTGGTCCCACTTCGTCAAGTTGGGCTGGGTCGATCTAGAGGAAAGCGTCAGCGCGATCGCGCTTGTCGGCGCGCCCGCAGTGTGAGGACGGCCACGACCAATACTGCTGAGATCGTTAGCAGACCGGCCCAAACTACGGCGCCGTAGGCTGGCCCATGGGCGATGGCCTGGATCAGGTAGGCCAGCACGATCCCCCCGTAGCCGCCGATCCGCATCGCCTGAATGATACGGCGCGGCAGGTCGCGGCCTAGCAGGTCGCGCTGGTGGCGGGTCAGGCTGAGGCACAGGGCCAGGAAGCTGACCACGCCCACGATCAGGGTGAGGAGCGCGATCATGCGGCGACCGCCTCCCGCCCCTTGGCCGGACGTTTGGCGGCGGCCTTGGGCTTGTGGGTGTGCGCTTTCCAGGCCGCCCAGCCGATCAGGCCGGCCAGGACC contains the following coding sequences:
- a CDS encoding exopolysaccharide biosynthesis polyprenyl glycosylphosphotransferase; amino-acid sequence: MRPIPSPASSAESAVAFVGGTEMGTRVSGGASGDPGRARRGPFRPGQLIPSRARLEARLLSRTFRIVDVLTAAGVALALTLEDHPLVAGLWAVTGLVALRMLGAYAFPRKQDLLRHMARTGLALGVGLLAAAVALLPSGGVEAPVVWTLLAATAGVAALHVAWWTIIARGRQLGRLTPNIIVVGATTNAERLIGAALRTGEANVLGVFDDRMDRAPGNIMGVPVLGDTTALLDHRIMPYVDRVVIAVESAAQGRVRQLVEKLGVLPNPVNLFIDVGGPAEDDAALARIVAGGENELSGAATGARQAWIKRAQDLVVASAGLLVAGPVMLIVALAVKLDSPGPIFFRQRRHGFNNEAILVWKFRSMRHEMADAHAARQISANDDRVTKVGKFIRKTSLDELPQLFNVLAGEMSIVGPRPHAIGMKTGGVESAKLVAEYAHRHRMKPGLTGWAAIKGSRGPVDTPESVRLRVALDVEYIERQSFWLDLYVIVMTIPCLLGDRSAVR
- a CDS encoding DUF3325 domain-containing protein, giving the protein MIALLTLIVGVVSFLALCLSLTRHQRDLLGRDLPRRIIQAMRIGGYGGIVLAYLIQAIAHGPAYGAVVWAGLLTISAVLVVAVLTLRARRQARSR